From Geomonas agri, one genomic window encodes:
- the folP gene encoding dihydropteroate synthase, with amino-acid sequence MIKAQTWDLSRRSLSLERPQIMGILNVTPDSFSDGGRFFSVEAAVERAREMEQEGADIIDIGGESTRPNAPAVTLQEELDRVLPVIEALKGQISAPISIDTYKAGVARAACAAGAEIVNDVTGLMFDPEMAAVVAEADAGLVVMHTRGMPDTMQKDTGYDDLIADVKEYLVASIALARKAGLPEERIAIDPGIGFGKSVQGNLELIKRLEDFMPLGRPILVGPSRKSFIGAITGRDGGDRIFGTAAAVALSIVHGATIVRVHDVAAMRDVALMTRALM; translated from the coding sequence ATGATCAAGGCACAGACGTGGGACCTTTCCCGCCGCTCCCTGTCCCTGGAGCGTCCGCAGATCATGGGCATTTTGAACGTGACTCCGGACTCTTTCTCGGACGGGGGGCGCTTCTTCTCGGTCGAGGCCGCAGTGGAGCGGGCCCGTGAGATGGAGCAGGAAGGTGCTGACATCATTGATATCGGAGGCGAAAGCACCCGGCCCAACGCTCCCGCTGTCACCCTGCAGGAGGAACTGGACCGGGTGCTTCCCGTTATAGAGGCGCTCAAGGGGCAGATCTCTGCTCCTATCTCCATCGATACCTACAAGGCCGGGGTGGCGCGCGCCGCCTGCGCCGCCGGTGCGGAGATCGTCAACGACGTCACCGGGCTGATGTTCGACCCGGAGATGGCTGCCGTGGTGGCCGAGGCAGATGCCGGCCTTGTGGTGATGCATACGCGTGGCATGCCCGACACGATGCAGAAGGACACCGGCTACGACGACCTGATCGCCGACGTCAAGGAGTACCTGGTCGCCTCCATTGCGCTGGCGAGGAAGGCGGGGCTCCCCGAAGAGCGCATAGCGATCGACCCCGGCATCGGCTTCGGCAAGAGCGTGCAGGGGAACCTGGAACTGATCAAGCGGCTGGAGGACTTCATGCCGCTGGGACGACCCATACTGGTAGGACCTTCCCGGAAGTCCTTCATCGGCGCCATCACTGGCCGGGACGGGGGAGATAGAATATTCGGCACCGCCGCCGCGGTCGCACTGTCGATCGTGCACGGGGCCACCATAGTGCGGGTGCACGACGTGGCAGCCATGAGGGACGTCGCCTTGATGACGCGGGCGCTCATGTAG
- a CDS encoding YbbR-like domain-containing protein produces MTTHVKGHEWLKGVKLLSVLLAVLIWLSVILERPGEMLLVLPVHLHRMPAGLKLDGAAPAEVEVVVSGPRIVLFLLPLRQTRCDIDLAGAQPGQQQISMRDAEFNLDPEIKVMHVAPATASFVLADK; encoded by the coding sequence ATGACGACGCACGTCAAGGGACACGAATGGCTCAAGGGGGTGAAGCTCCTTTCGGTACTACTGGCCGTGCTGATCTGGCTCAGCGTGATCCTGGAACGGCCGGGGGAGATGCTGCTCGTGTTGCCGGTTCACCTGCACCGGATGCCGGCAGGGCTCAAGCTGGACGGTGCGGCGCCAGCCGAGGTCGAGGTGGTGGTGTCGGGGCCGCGCATCGTGCTGTTCCTGCTTCCTCTCCGCCAGACTCGCTGCGACATAGATCTCGCCGGTGCCCAACCAGGGCAGCAGCAGATATCGATGAGGGACGCCGAGTTCAATCTTGACCCGGAGATCAAGGTCATGCACGTGGCGCCGGCCACGGCGAGCTTCGTGCTGGCCGATAAATAG
- the ftsH gene encoding ATP-dependent zinc metalloprotease FtsH, with translation MNQFYKNLALWLVISLMMILLFNLFNKPKPTQEKLDYSDFIEAVETGKVKNVNRPVASVVIQGDEIIGKFADGKEFRTYKPADANLTDKLIEKKIAISARPQEEHFSWFSLLVSWFPIIFLVAVWIFFMRQMQGGGGKAMAFGKSRAKLLTEAQGRITFEDVAGIEEAKDELEEIISFLKDPKKFTKLGGRIPKGVLLMGPPGTGKTLLARAIAGEAGVPFFSISGSDFVEMFVGVGASRVRDLFVQGKKSAPCIIFIDEIDAVGRHRGAGLGGGHDEREQTLNQLLVEMDGFESNEGVILIAATNRPDVLDPALLRPGRFDRQVVVPRPDVKGREMILKVHTKKTPLAPDVDLGVVARGTPGFSGADLSNVVNEAALLAARKEKSMVEMIDFDDAKDKVLMGVERRSMVISDEEKKNTAYHEAGHTLIAKLIPGADPVHKVSIIPRGRALGVTMQLPIEDKHSYSRESLLDRIAVLLGGRVAEEIIFNSMTTGAGNDIERATDIARKMVCEWGMSEKLGPVSFGKKDEQIFLGRDMAHQKNYSEATAIEIDHEIRLIVEQNYARVQELLKGNLDSLHRISHALIEKENLTGEEVDRIIEGKEISSEPVAVD, from the coding sequence TTGAATCAATTCTATAAGAACTTGGCGCTCTGGCTTGTTATCAGCTTGATGATGATCCTGTTGTTCAACCTGTTCAACAAGCCCAAGCCGACCCAGGAAAAACTGGACTACAGCGACTTCATCGAAGCGGTGGAAACCGGCAAGGTGAAGAACGTTAACCGCCCGGTGGCCTCGGTGGTCATCCAGGGCGACGAGATCATCGGCAAGTTTGCCGACGGCAAGGAATTCAGAACCTACAAACCGGCCGACGCCAACCTGACCGACAAGCTGATCGAGAAGAAGATCGCCATCTCGGCCCGTCCCCAGGAAGAGCACTTCTCCTGGTTCTCGCTGCTGGTCTCCTGGTTCCCGATCATCTTCCTGGTCGCCGTCTGGATCTTCTTCATGCGCCAGATGCAGGGGGGCGGCGGCAAAGCGATGGCGTTCGGCAAGAGCCGCGCGAAACTGCTGACCGAGGCACAGGGGCGCATTACCTTCGAGGACGTGGCCGGCATCGAGGAGGCCAAGGACGAACTGGAGGAGATCATCTCCTTCCTGAAGGATCCCAAGAAGTTCACCAAGCTGGGCGGCCGCATCCCGAAAGGGGTCCTGCTCATGGGCCCTCCGGGCACCGGTAAGACTCTCCTGGCCCGCGCCATCGCCGGCGAGGCCGGGGTTCCCTTCTTCTCCATTTCCGGTTCCGACTTCGTCGAGATGTTCGTTGGCGTGGGCGCCTCCCGTGTCCGCGATCTGTTCGTGCAGGGCAAGAAGAGCGCACCGTGCATCATCTTCATCGACGAGATCGACGCCGTCGGCCGCCACCGTGGCGCCGGCCTGGGTGGCGGTCACGACGAGCGGGAGCAGACCCTGAACCAGCTTCTGGTCGAAATGGACGGCTTCGAGTCCAACGAGGGGGTCATCCTGATCGCCGCAACCAACCGCCCGGACGTCCTCGACCCGGCGCTGCTCCGCCCGGGCCGCTTCGACCGCCAGGTCGTGGTGCCGCGCCCGGACGTCAAGGGCCGCGAGATGATCCTCAAGGTGCACACCAAGAAGACCCCGCTCGCCCCGGACGTCGACCTCGGCGTCGTGGCCCGCGGCACACCGGGCTTCTCCGGTGCGGACCTCTCCAACGTGGTCAACGAGGCAGCGCTCCTCGCCGCCCGCAAGGAAAAGAGCATGGTCGAGATGATCGACTTCGACGACGCCAAGGACAAGGTCCTCATGGGTGTCGAGCGCCGCTCCATGGTCATCTCCGACGAGGAGAAGAAGAACACCGCGTACCACGAGGCCGGTCACACCCTGATCGCCAAACTGATCCCGGGCGCCGACCCGGTGCACAAGGTCTCCATCATCCCGCGCGGTCGCGCTCTCGGCGTCACCATGCAGCTCCCCATCGAGGACAAGCACAGCTACTCCCGCGAGTCGCTGCTGGACCGCATCGCCGTGCTCCTGGGTGGCCGCGTCGCCGAGGAGATCATCTTCAACTCGATGACCACCGGTGCAGGCAACGATATCGAACGCGCCACCGACATCGCGCGCAAGATGGTCTGCGAGTGGGGCATGAGCGAGAAACTGGGACCGGTTTCCTTTGGCAAGAAGGACGAGCAGATCTTCCTCGGGCGCGACATGGCGCACCAGAAGAACTACTCCGAGGCGACCGCCATTGAAATCGACCACGAAATCAGGCTCATCGTCGAGCAGAACTACGCCCGTGTGCAGGAACTGTTGAAGGGGAACCTCGACTCCCTGCACCGCATCTCCCACGCGCTCATCGAGAAGGAAAACCTGACCGGCGAGGAGGTCGATCGCATTATCGAGGGCAAAGAGATCTCTTCAGAACCTGTCGCAGTCGATTGA
- the tilS gene encoding tRNA lysidine(34) synthetase TilS, whose translation MKDLVAIVRNQHLFAPGETVVVAVSGGADSVALLDILTRLEDERLNLVVAHLNHCLRGTESDDDEKFVSDLATRRHLPFVAIRVDVASFAAAEGLSLEDAGRQARYAFFHEVARRRGATSIAVAHHLDDQAETVLIRLLRGSGGTGLSAMAASGDSLVKRPLLQVSRADLEDYLNGRGLTWRTDSTNSDTTILRNSIRHELIPTLRKYNPRISERLAATAEILAADEELLEHLTSSAFDRLAALEEETVTFGVGALLKEHRGLRLRLYRHGLHELQGDLMRIALAHLEAIDRLACSNRPNASLKLPGALRVERCYDLLSFTVVAPQAAQCWEQVVPGEGDYTLGNGMTLTVQRVAPPKDLATGSKTVAYLSAEAAPFPWLVRPFAHGDRFTPLGMTGSQKVKELFINEKLPLHERSLVPLVFSEGDIVWVAGVRIGEKGRVTSATGAVLRVEILDITP comes from the coding sequence TCGAGGACGAACGACTGAACCTCGTGGTCGCCCACCTGAACCACTGCCTGCGCGGCACCGAATCCGACGACGACGAGAAGTTCGTCTCGGATCTCGCCACCCGCCGCCACCTCCCTTTCGTCGCCATCCGGGTCGACGTCGCCTCTTTCGCAGCCGCGGAAGGACTCTCCCTGGAGGACGCCGGGCGACAGGCACGCTACGCCTTTTTCCACGAGGTGGCCAGACGGCGCGGTGCTACCAGCATCGCGGTGGCCCACCACCTCGACGACCAGGCGGAAACCGTCCTGATCCGTCTGCTGCGCGGTTCCGGCGGCACCGGCCTGAGCGCCATGGCCGCCAGCGGCGACAGCTTGGTCAAACGACCGCTGCTGCAGGTGAGCCGTGCGGATCTTGAGGATTACTTGAATGGACGCGGCCTAACATGGCGCACCGACTCGACTAACTCCGACACCACCATCCTGCGCAACAGCATCCGCCACGAACTCATTCCCACCCTCCGGAAGTACAATCCCAGGATCAGCGAACGGCTCGCCGCCACCGCGGAGATCCTCGCCGCGGACGAGGAACTGCTGGAACACCTGACCTCATCCGCCTTCGACCGGCTTGCGGCGCTGGAAGAGGAGACCGTAACGTTCGGTGTCGGCGCCCTGCTCAAGGAGCACCGGGGACTGCGCCTGCGGCTTTACCGCCACGGCCTGCACGAACTGCAGGGCGACCTCATGCGCATCGCTCTCGCTCACCTGGAGGCGATCGACCGCCTCGCCTGTTCCAATCGCCCCAATGCGAGCCTGAAGCTTCCCGGTGCGCTCCGCGTGGAGCGCTGCTACGACCTGCTCAGCTTTACCGTCGTCGCGCCGCAAGCCGCACAATGCTGGGAACAGGTGGTGCCCGGGGAGGGGGATTACACCCTGGGAAACGGAATGACGCTCACGGTGCAGCGGGTAGCACCACCGAAAGATCTCGCTACCGGCTCCAAAACGGTCGCGTACCTTTCCGCCGAGGCGGCACCCTTCCCGTGGCTGGTACGCCCCTTCGCCCACGGCGACCGTTTCACGCCGCTTGGTATGACCGGATCTCAGAAGGTGAAGGAGCTGTTCATCAACGAAAAACTGCCACTTCATGAGCGCAGCCTGGTGCCGCTCGTTTTCAGCGAGGGTGACATCGTCTGGGTGGCAGGTGTGAGAATAGGGGAGAAGGGACGGGTAACTTCCGCGACTGGCGCGGTTTTACGGGTGGAAATTCTTGATATTACACCTTAA
- the cdaA gene encoding diadenylate cyclase CdaA — protein sequence MNSFLQNIGILRDLLDLSLAILIVSRLARLLKGVLALRILAILSGLVGLHLLARFFSLQTVRIIVDLILASSVVGLAVIFQTDIRRAFATLARSRTEKDVEMSDVIDELVFAVAGLAQKKIGALIVIERAISVDSYLAVGTDIDAKVTSELISSIFLPYSPIHDGAVIIQHGKLTKAGCFLPLTQNLEVSKSLGTRHRAAIGLTELVDAVVVVVSEETGTASVIVGGKKADVIDMPSLGKTLRRLVEPRWLK from the coding sequence ATGAACTCTTTCCTGCAAAACATAGGCATTCTGCGGGACCTCCTGGACCTGTCGCTCGCGATACTGATCGTCTCCAGGCTGGCGCGACTGCTCAAGGGCGTGCTCGCGCTGCGCATCCTCGCCATCCTGTCGGGCCTGGTGGGCCTGCACCTCCTGGCGCGCTTCTTCTCCTTGCAGACCGTCCGGATCATCGTCGACCTCATCCTCGCGTCGTCCGTGGTCGGGCTCGCGGTCATCTTCCAGACCGACATTCGCAGGGCGTTCGCGACGCTGGCCAGGAGCCGCACCGAGAAGGACGTCGAGATGTCCGACGTGATCGACGAGCTGGTGTTTGCCGTGGCGGGGCTGGCCCAGAAGAAAATCGGCGCCCTGATCGTCATCGAGCGGGCCATCTCGGTGGACAGCTACCTCGCGGTCGGGACCGACATCGACGCCAAGGTGACCAGCGAACTGATCTCGTCGATCTTTCTGCCGTACTCGCCCATCCACGACGGCGCGGTCATCATCCAGCACGGCAAGCTGACCAAGGCAGGGTGCTTCCTGCCGCTCACGCAGAACCTCGAGGTGAGCAAGAGCCTGGGAACCCGGCACCGCGCGGCCATCGGACTCACCGAACTGGTCGATGCCGTGGTCGTGGTCGTTTCCGAGGAAACCGGCACCGCCTCGGTAATCGTGGGGGGCAAAAAGGCCGATGTCATCGACATGCCTTCCCTGGGCAAGACCCTGAGAAGGCTGGTGGAGCCGAGGTGGCTTAAATGA